A genomic window from Mustela erminea isolate mMusErm1 chromosome 16, mMusErm1.Pri, whole genome shotgun sequence includes:
- the LOC116575031 gene encoding 7-methylguanosine phosphate-specific 5'-nucleotidase-like: MKATVLMRQPGRVQEILGALRRGRGDRLQVISDFDMTLSRFAYNGKRCPSSYNILDNSKIISEECQNELKALLHHYYPIELDPHRTIKEKLPHMVEWWTKAHDLLCQQKIQKAQIAQVVKESNAMLREGYKTFFNTLYQNNIPLFIFSAGIGDILEEIIRQMKVFHPNIHIVSNYMDFDEDGFLQGFKDELIHTYNKNSSVCENSGYFQQLQGKTNILLLGDTMGDLTMADGEPGVENILKTGFLNDKVEERRERYMDSYDIVLEKDETLDVVNGLLQHILHRGDWRETQGS; this comes from the coding sequence ATGAAGGCCACGGTCCTGATGCGGCAGCCCGGGCGGGTGCAGGAGATCTTGGGCGCCCTCCGCAGAGGCAGGGGAGACCGCTTGCAGGTCATCTCTGATTTTGACATGACCTTGAGCAGGTTTGCATATAATGGAAAGCGATGCCCTTCTTCTTACAACATTCTGGATAACAGCAAGATCATCAGTGAGGAGTGCCAAAATGAGCTCAAAGCGCTCCTTCACCACTATTACCCAATTGAGCTCGACCCGCACCGGACCATCAAAGAGAAGTTACCTCACATGGTGGAATGGTGGACCAAAGCACACGATCTCCTTTGCCAACAGAAGATTCAGAAGGCTCAGATTGCCCAGGTGGTTAAAGAGTCCAATGCAATGCTTAGGGAGGGATACAAGACGTTCTTCAACACCCTCTACCAGAACAACATTCCCCTTTTCATCTTCTCTGCGGGCATTGGTGACATCCTGGAGGAGATTATCCGGCAGATGAAAGTGTTCCACCCCAACATCCACATCGTGTCTAACTACATGGACTTTGACGAAGACGGTTTCCTCCAGGGATTTAAGGACGagctcatacacacatacaacaaGAACAGCTCCGTTTGTGAGAACTCCGGCTATTTCCAGCAGCTTCAGGGCAAAACCAACATCCTCCTGCTGGGAGACACCATGGGGGACCTCACGATGGCTGATGGGGAGCCAGGTGTGGAGAACATTCTCAAGACTGGCTTCTTAAATGACAAGGTGGAAGAGCGGCGGGAGCGCTACATGGACTCCTACGACATTGTGTTGGAGAAGGACGAGACGCTGGATGTGGTCAACGGGCTGCTGCAGCACATCCTGCACCGCGGGGactggagagagacacagggctCCTGA